One genomic segment of Eriocheir sinensis breed Jianghai 21 chromosome 66, ASM2467909v1, whole genome shotgun sequence includes these proteins:
- the LOC126987672 gene encoding microtubule-actin cross-linking factor 1, isoforms 6/7-like, with protein MSERFMEKSLALKIPRPQDPSPSRSLALKIPRPQDPSLKIPRPQDPSPSRSLALKIPRPQDPSRSRSLALKIPRAQDPSRSRSLALKIPRPQDPSPSRSLALKIPRPQDPSRSRSLALKIPQDPSRSRSLALKIPRAQDPSPSRSLALKIPRPQDPSRSRSLALKIPRAQDPSPSRSLALKIPRAQDPSPSRSLALKIPRPQDPSRSRSLALKIPRAQDPSPSRSLALKIPRAQDPSPSRSLALKIPRAQDPSPSRSLALKISRPEDPLKILAHNVSKE; from the exons ATGTCCGAGAGATTTATGGAGAA ATCCCTCGCCCTCAAGATCCCTCGCCCTCAAGATCCCTCGCCCTCAAGATCCCTCGCGCTCAAGATCCCTCGCCCTCAAGATCCCTCGCTCAAGATCCCTCGCCCTCAAGATCCCTCGCCCTCAAGATCCCTCGCCCTCAAGATCCCTCGCCCTCAAGATCCCTCGCGCTCAAGATCCCTCGCGCTCAAGATCCCTCGCGCTCAAGATCCCTCGCGCTCAAGATCCCTCGCCCTCAAGATCCCTCGCCCTCAAGATCCCTCGCCCTCAAGATCCCTCGCGCTCAAGATCCCTCGCCCTCAAGATCCCTCGCGCTCAAGATCCCTCGCCCTCAAGATCCCTCAAGATCCCTCGCGCTCAAGATCCCTCGCCCTCAAGATCCCTCGCGCTCAAGATCCCTCGCCCTCAAGATCCCTCGCCCTCAAGATCCCTCGCCCTCAAGATCCCTCGCGCTCAAGATCCCTCGCCCTCAAGATCCCTCGCGCTCAAGATCCCTCGCCCTCAAGATCCCTCGCCCTCAAGATCCCTCGCGCTCAAGATCCCTCGCCCTCAAGATCCCTCGCGCTCAAGATCCCTCGCCCTCAAGATCCCTCGCGCTCAAGATCCCTCGCCCTCAAGATCCCTCGCGCTCAAGATCCCTCGCCCTCAAGATCCCTCGCCCTCAAGATCCCTCGCGCTCAAGATCCCTCGCCCTCAAGATCCCTCGCCCTTAAGATCCCTCGCGCTCAAGATCCCTCGCCCTCAAGATCCCTCGCCCTCAAGATCTCTCGCCCAGAAGATCCCCTGAAGATCCTCGCACACAAC